Sequence from the Burkholderia cepacia genome:
TCGGTCTCGCGGCTCTCGTTCGCGATCTCCGGATTCGTCAGGCAATCGCGCAGCACCGTGAGCGTCGGCTCGATCTCGCGCTGCCGCCGCCCTTCCACGATCAGCTTGAACAGTTCCCAGATGTCGGTCGACGTCTCGAAGTGGTCGCGGCGGTCGCCCAGCACGTGCACGACCTTCGCGAGCCGCCACGCCTGCAGTTCCTTCAGGCTCGTGCTGACGTTGGAGCGCGCGACGTTGAGCGTCTCGGCGATCTCGTCGGCCGCGACCGGCCGGCCGGCCAGATACAGCAGCGCGTGGATCTGCGAGACGGTGCGGTTGACGCCCCACCGCGAGCCCATTTCGCCCCAGTGGAGAATGAATCGTTCGGCAATCGGTGTGAGTTCCATGGCGTGAAATTTAGGCATTTCAGTTATTTCTGTCAAGAGAGAAATGTCCGGCGGCGGGCCGGCGGGTTTTGGGGGAGCGCTTGCCGCGTCGGCCGCCGCTTCC
This genomic interval carries:
- a CDS encoding GbsR/MarR family transcriptional regulator; the protein is MELTPIAERFILHWGEMGSRWGVNRTVSQIHALLYLAGRPVAADEIAETLNVARSNVSTSLKELQAWRLAKVVHVLGDRRDHFETSTDIWELFKLIVEGRRQREIEPTLTVLRDCLTNPEIANESRETEQRIRDTLQFVETLTTWSDEMLRLKPDTLMKALGIGAKISQTVRRKPSSK